In one window of Chitinophagales bacterium DNA:
- a CDS encoding fasciclin domain-containing protein, whose amino-acid sequence MKKIIFLLITLSLAGFAFGQSALRTKMTVDQRTNYSKALSAYEHSELNTLVNAGTAITIFLPNDFAMSQLPETEANGLSNKNQSTLAQFAKTYSVLGAFSSAKLMNDIKASPGGLKVQGRNNQQFTFLENPPYILINVDDKVESNIEATILINKAVIHLVSGLLK is encoded by the coding sequence ATGAAAAAAATCATCTTTTTGTTGATTACCCTTAGCCTTGCAGGATTTGCATTTGGACAGTCTGCTTTGCGAACTAAAATGACTGTTGATCAGCGTACAAATTATTCCAAAGCATTGTCAGCTTATGAGCATTCTGAATTGAACACTTTGGTTAATGCAGGTACAGCCATTACAATTTTTTTACCGAACGATTTTGCGATGTCTCAATTACCTGAGACAGAGGCAAATGGATTAAGCAATAAGAATCAATCGACGCTAGCACAATTTGCTAAAACATACAGTGTTTTGGGTGCATTCTCATCTGCTAAGCTGATGAACGATATTAAAGCAAGTCCCGGAGGTTTAAAGGTGCAGGGTAGAAACAATCAGCAGTTTACTTTTCTGGAGAACCCTCCTTACATATTGATTAATGTTGATGATAAAGTCGAGTCTAATATTGAAGCTACCATTCTTATAAATAAAGCTGTAATTCACCTTGTGTCCGGACTTTTAAAATAA
- a CDS encoding PorP/SprF family type IX secretion system membrane protein, with protein sequence MRKNNYLRFVTVIAFFVTNLPGVSAQIQTENSMSQYFASKSLWNAAYAGAEGNRVYAMQNRSWIGFDGAPVLTNIIGEFNFGANSSAGVQLMADKSGILNRTLGVLSYAYNIRLNEGKALRLGVSFSMSSDRLDYAKLGDAASHDPMVIEQVNSQIEYDGNFGAVYMHDNLDIAVSVFRLAKNLKGGDEIGNLAVGQAAISYNIAVDDLGKMQIKPMIIGRMYRKTAPVFDAGFEADYDHMFKVMGMYQSTGNIRGGLGIYKEGLGGINVMYSTNHKIANTASQQYEVGLMIDLNKKY encoded by the coding sequence ATGAGAAAAAATAACTACCTCCGATTCGTAACAGTGATTGCTTTTTTTGTAACAAATTTACCGGGTGTATCCGCGCAGATTCAGACAGAAAACAGCATGAGCCAGTATTTTGCCAGTAAGTCTTTGTGGAATGCAGCCTATGCTGGTGCTGAAGGTAATAGGGTGTATGCAATGCAAAACAGAAGTTGGATTGGTTTTGACGGAGCCCCTGTTCTAACCAATATTATAGGCGAGTTTAATTTTGGCGCAAACTCATCTGCAGGTGTTCAATTGATGGCAGATAAAAGCGGTATTTTGAATAGGACTTTAGGTGTGCTTTCTTATGCTTACAATATTCGTTTGAATGAAGGTAAGGCTTTGCGTTTGGGTGTTTCATTTTCTATGAGTAGCGATAGATTGGATTATGCCAAATTAGGTGATGCGGCATCGCATGATCCAATGGTTATTGAGCAAGTAAACAGTCAAATAGAGTATGACGGTAATTTTGGTGCGGTATATATGCATGATAATCTTGATATAGCTGTATCAGTATTCAGACTGGCGAAGAACTTAAAAGGTGGTGATGAGATTGGTAATTTGGCAGTTGGTCAGGCAGCAATCTCTTACAATATTGCAGTAGATGATTTAGGTAAAATGCAAATTAAGCCAATGATAATAGGTAGAATGTATAGAAAAACAGCGCCGGTATTTGATGCTGGGTTCGAAGCAGATTATGATCATATGTTTAAGGTGATGGGTATGTATCAAAGTACTGGTAATATCCGTGGTGGCTTGGGTATTTATAAAGAAGGCCTGGGCGGAATAAATGTAATGTATTCAACCAATCATAAGATTGCTAACACTGCTAGTCAGCAATACGAAGTAGGATTGATGATTGATTTAAATAAAAAATATTAA
- a CDS encoding gliding motility-associated C-terminal domain-containing protein produces MKREYDNSDTRTFISFSKYVVTTLFFLSVFQIRGFSQCAENLTFNYNNLSYWSLYLGTYNGARATNPINSSFNTPPATITSMQSLNEASSTEKAITIFRNQGAAQSTDPIATAIKTVPNINGYQYDYSIKLGSSLTGKRLRKMAYRVNVPSGSQAYTITYAYALVLQDPGHAWDQQPRFTATVRDPSKPVGQDTIKCASVQYFVPADATTRTNQGFVLVSSGLYYKNWAEASVDIAGYAGKTIIIEFESEGCSQSGHYGYAYFALRNDGCSEGSIAGETNICNTGSFTYSTPPIVDASYTWTLPSGWTGSSTSNSITVTPNNNSGYITVTPSQSCGSVQTRSLYVKSQTEVPIAPGAISGPTSICNNSTNITYSISPVANATSYAWTIPSGWSVVSGGTSTSITVNAGAGSGSISVVAKNGCGTSSPSSTPLNIIASTPSAGGTITTNPNTSVCAGTSVTLTNSGKTGSILAWQRSYNGGQDWSDIAGQTGTTYTESNPTQSALYRVRVQNGSCLEAVSAEATLAVNALPNIDFHPSNVGICTGASASFTVSASGAGLTYQWQRSTNGSTWTNITAATTPSDGVTYSNFTTATLTISSAVVGVNNYQYRCLVSGTCSPAATSNAAVLTVSGAAVSIGAQPTAASICQGSTVNLSMAATGTNLTYQWYSNTTNSNTGGTAISGATTNSYSFNASTAGTNYYYVVATSTCSPTVLTATTNAVSVVTTASSTVSVSMAASPIGTLCAGTSVTFTATPTNGGSSPTYAWTKNGTTISGETAATYTTTTLVNGDIIGVSLTSDKSCVIGNPASAAPVTMSVTASPAAPTGTGASRVGEGALVLSATPVAGSTVDWYAVATGGSVLTGGQGVTSYTTPSLNNTTTYYAAARNIGNGCSSPIRTAVVATVNLNVDPTITLADITKNYGDNAFTVSANSNSSGVVTYTSSNTNVATISGSTITIVGAGNTTITASQASSGNFNAKSVTATLVVNKINPTISLGNMTKTYGDASFNLNTTSNSTGAITYSSSNTSVATISGSTVTIVGAGSATITASQVADANYNAGTTTASLTVGKASPTMSLGNMIKTYGNASFNLNGTSNSTGAITYSSSNTSVATISGNTVTIVGAGSATITASQVTDANYNAGTTTASLTVGKASPTISLGNMTKTYGDASFSLSATSNSTGAITYSSSNTSVATISGNTVTIVGAGSATITASQVADANYNAGTTSASLTVGKASPTISLGNMTKTYGNAPFSVGATSNSTGAITYSSSNTSVATISGNTVTIVGAGSATITASQVADANYNAGTTTASLTVGKASPTISLGNMTKTYGDASFSLNATSNSTGAITYSSNNTSVATISGSTVTIVGAGSATITASQQETSDYLASQVSATITIAKQKASIAIEDISKNYGDPDVELKASSASMGSYSFVSSNTSVARIVGTTLSIVGAGQAVITVQQVETENYASNSKDIKLNVAKAPLSLVADNKVKCNNSPNPVFTFTATGFVRNDDVTAISRKPEYKLISASSAEDAYIIRPFAAEAKDYVISYGDGMLTEHTINPVRVEPDYAKVAKGTNVTIRAFGNSVAYQWNAVPGILTSLNGDRIVARVFAKTAYSVTMTDPNGCKTTGSYEVDVNEDITIAPAIVLSPNGDGRNDKFVIDNIDLYPENKLQVFDRTGKMLYEAVNYRNNWDGRVNGALLVKDNYFYVLTVKGQVVKRGSITVVR; encoded by the coding sequence ATGAAACGTGAGTACGATAATTCAGATACGAGAACTTTTATCTCTTTTAGCAAATACGTTGTTACTACATTATTCTTCTTGTCTGTTTTTCAGATAAGGGGTTTCTCGCAATGTGCAGAAAACCTGACTTTCAATTACAATAACCTTTCTTATTGGTCATTGTACCTTGGTACGTATAACGGTGCTAGGGCAACAAATCCAATTAACTCATCATTTAATACACCACCTGCTACGATCACCTCAATGCAGAGTTTGAATGAAGCAAGTAGCACCGAGAAGGCTATTACTATATTTCGAAATCAAGGTGCAGCTCAATCCACCGATCCTATCGCTACAGCAATTAAAACAGTGCCCAATATAAATGGGTATCAGTATGATTACTCTATTAAACTTGGTAGTAGTCTAACTGGTAAACGTTTGCGTAAGATGGCATATCGGGTTAACGTGCCTAGTGGCTCTCAGGCATATACAATAACTTATGCTTATGCATTGGTATTGCAGGACCCAGGTCACGCGTGGGATCAACAACCTAGATTTACAGCAACCGTTCGTGATCCATCAAAACCTGTAGGTCAGGATACCATTAAGTGTGCTTCAGTTCAATATTTCGTGCCTGCAGATGCAACGACAAGAACTAATCAAGGTTTTGTTTTAGTTAGTTCGGGGTTATATTATAAGAACTGGGCTGAAGCTTCAGTAGATATTGCTGGGTATGCTGGCAAAACAATAATTATTGAGTTTGAATCAGAAGGTTGTTCTCAAAGTGGTCACTATGGTTATGCTTATTTCGCTTTAAGAAACGATGGTTGTTCTGAGGGATCAATTGCCGGTGAAACCAATATTTGTAATACAGGTAGTTTTACTTATTCAACACCTCCAATTGTTGATGCTTCTTATACATGGACATTGCCTTCTGGTTGGACGGGTAGTTCAACATCAAATTCAATAACCGTTACACCAAATAATAATAGCGGCTATATTACTGTTACGCCTTCTCAGTCGTGTGGTAGTGTGCAAACAAGATCTCTATATGTAAAGTCGCAAACAGAAGTGCCTATTGCACCTGGTGCCATTAGTGGTCCAACATCCATATGCAATAACTCAACCAATATAACTTATTCGATTAGTCCGGTAGCAAATGCAACTTCTTACGCATGGACGATTCCATCGGGTTGGTCTGTTGTTAGTGGAGGTACATCTACGTCAATTACTGTTAATGCTGGTGCAGGAAGCGGTAGTATTTCTGTAGTTGCCAAAAATGGTTGTGGTACAAGTAGTCCCTCTTCTACACCCCTTAATATCATTGCTTCTACACCAAGTGCGGGTGGTACTATCACTACAAACCCTAACACAAGTGTTTGTGCAGGTACAAGTGTTACATTGACGAATTCTGGTAAGACTGGTAGTATTCTCGCTTGGCAAAGGTCTTATAATGGTGGTCAGGATTGGTCAGATATTGCAGGGCAAACAGGGACTACTTATACAGAGTCTAATCCAACACAAAGTGCCCTGTATCGTGTAAGGGTACAGAATGGATCATGTTTAGAAGCAGTGAGTGCAGAAGCTACTTTAGCAGTTAATGCACTGCCTAATATAGATTTTCATCCATCCAATGTGGGTATTTGTACAGGAGCTTCCGCCAGTTTCACAGTTTCTGCATCAGGAGCGGGTTTAACTTATCAGTGGCAACGTAGTACAAATGGTTCTACTTGGACGAATATTACGGCTGCTACAACGCCTTCGGATGGTGTTACGTATAGCAATTTCACTACTGCTACACTGACTATTTCAAGTGCAGTTGTTGGCGTAAATAATTATCAATACCGTTGTTTGGTGTCTGGTACTTGTTCGCCAGCTGCAACTTCTAATGCTGCGGTATTAACCGTGTCTGGAGCTGCAGTAAGTATTGGTGCACAGCCAACAGCAGCGAGTATTTGTCAGGGTTCAACTGTAAACCTCTCAATGGCGGCTACTGGTACTAACTTAACGTATCAGTGGTATTCGAATACAACAAATAGTAATACCGGTGGTACTGCAATAAGTGGTGCTACTACGAATAGTTATTCATTTAATGCATCTACTGCAGGTACAAACTATTATTATGTTGTAGCAACTTCTACCTGTTCACCAACAGTGCTTACAGCTACAACCAATGCCGTTTCAGTTGTCACTACTGCAAGTAGTACGGTGTCAGTTAGCATGGCTGCTAGTCCTATCGGTACACTTTGTGCTGGTACGAGTGTAACATTCACGGCTACTCCTACAAATGGAGGCTCATCGCCAACATATGCTTGGACTAAGAACGGAACAACTATTTCTGGTGAAACGGCAGCCACTTATACCACTACTACGCTTGTAAATGGTGATATTATTGGTGTTTCCTTAACATCAGATAAGTCTTGTGTTATTGGTAATCCAGCTTCAGCTGCACCAGTTACAATGAGTGTTACTGCGTCCCCTGCGGCACCAACTGGTACAGGTGCCTCACGTGTTGGGGAAGGTGCTCTGGTGCTCTCAGCTACTCCAGTTGCTGGATCAACTGTTGATTGGTATGCTGTTGCTACTGGTGGGTCGGTACTTACAGGTGGGCAAGGCGTTACTAGCTACACTACACCATCCTTAAATAATACAACCACATACTATGCTGCTGCGCGTAACATAGGAAATGGATGTAGTTCTCCAATAAGAACTGCAGTTGTCGCAACAGTGAACTTAAATGTTGATCCAACTATTACACTCGCAGATATAACTAAAAATTATGGCGATAATGCATTTACAGTATCTGCAAATAGTAATAGTAGTGGTGTAGTAACATATACCTCAAGTAATACAAACGTTGCCACGATTAGTGGTAGTACAATAACTATTGTTGGTGCAGGTAATACTACCATTACCGCCAGTCAGGCTTCAAGCGGCAACTTTAATGCAAAATCTGTAACAGCAACTTTAGTTGTAAACAAGATTAATCCTACTATAAGCTTGGGTAATATGACCAAGACTTATGGTGATGCTAGCTTCAACCTGAACACAACAAGCAACAGCACCGGTGCCATCACATACAGCAGTAGTAATACGAGTGTGGCGACTATTAGTGGCAGCACAGTGACCATAGTTGGTGCAGGTAGTGCAACGATTACCGCCAGCCAGGTAGCTGATGCGAACTATAATGCCGGAACAACAACAGCTAGTCTGACAGTAGGCAAGGCCAGTCCAACAATGAGTCTGGGTAATATGATCAAGACTTATGGTAATGCTAGCTTCAACCTGAACGGAACAAGTAATAGCACAGGTGCCATCACTTACAGCAGTAGTAATACGAGTGTGGCGACTATTAGTGGCAACACAGTAACCATAGTTGGTGCAGGTAGTGCAACGATTACCGCTAGTCAGGTAACTGATGCAAACTATAATGCCGGAACAACAACAGCTAGTCTGACAGTAGGTAAGGCGAGCCCAACAATTAGCTTGGGTAATATGACCAAGACTTATGGCGATGCTAGCTTCAGCCTGAGCGCAACAAGTAATAGCACAGGTGCCATCACTTACAGCAGTAGTAATACGAGTGTGGCTACGATTAGTGGCAATACAGTGACCATAGTAGGCGCAGGTAGTGCAACGATTACCGCTAGTCAGGTAGCTGATGCGAACTATAATGCCGGAACGACTTCAGCTAGTCTGACAGTAGGCAAGGCGAGCCCAACAATTAGCTTGGGTAATATGACCAAGACTTATGGTAATGCGCCGTTTAGTGTTGGTGCAACAAGTAACAGCACAGGAGCCATCACTTACAGTAGTAGTAATACAAGTGTCGCTACGATTAGTGGCAACACAGTGACCATAGTTGGCGCAGGTAGTGCAACGATTACCGCCAGTCAGGTAGCTGATGCAAACTATAATGCCGGAACGACTACAGCTAGTCTGACAGTAGGCAAAGCGAGCCCAACAATCAGTCTGGGTAATATGACCAAGACTTATGGCGATGCTAGCTTCAGCCTGAACGCAACAAGCAATAGCACCGGTGCCATTACTTACAGCAGTAATAATACGAGTGTGGCAACCATTAGTGGTAGTACTGTGACCATAGTAGGCGCGGGTAGTGCAACGATTACTGCTAGTCAGCAGGAGACAAGTGACTATTTGGCTAGTCAAGTTTCTGCTACAATTACAATCGCTAAGCAAAAAGCTTCCATTGCAATAGAAGACATCTCCAAAAACTATGGGGATCCAGATGTTGAGTTGAAAGCGAGTTCAGCAAGTATGGGTAGCTATAGTTTTGTTTCAAGTAATACTTCAGTTGCTCGAATTGTTGGTACAACATTATCTATCGTGGGTGCGGGTCAGGCTGTAATTACAGTTCAGCAAGTAGAAACTGAGAATTATGCATCAAATTCTAAGGATATTAAGTTGAATGTAGCAAAAGCACCATTGAGCCTTGTAGCAGATAATAAAGTGAAATGTAACAACTCGCCTAATCCTGTATTTACATTTACAGCTACTGGTTTTGTTAGAAACGATGACGTTACAGCCATATCTCGTAAACCTGAGTATAAATTGATTAGTGCTTCATCTGCTGAAGATGCGTATATTATCAGGCCGTTTGCGGCGGAGGCGAAGGATTATGTCATCAGTTATGGCGATGGTATGTTGACGGAACACACGATCAATCCAGTTAGGGTAGAGCCAGATTATGCAAAAGTGGCAAAAGGAACTAATGTAACTATTCGGGCTTTCGGAAATTCAGTTGCATATCAGTGGAATGCAGTACCTGGTATTTTGACAAGTCTGAATGGAGACAGGATTGTAGCCAGGGTATTTGCCAAAACTGCCTATTCTGTTACAATGACTGATCCTAACGGTTGTAAAACCACAGGTAGCTATGAAGTAGATGTAAATGAAGATATTACTATAGCGCCTGCGATTGTTTTGTCGCCAAACGGAGATGGACGTAACGATAAGTTTGTCATAGACAATATCGATTTATATCCAGAGAATAAGCTTCAAGTGTTTGATAGAACAGGTAAAATGCTATACGAAGCAGTTAATTATCGCAATAATTGGGATGGTCGTGTAAATGGTGCACTGCTTGTTAAAGACAATTACTTCTATGTATTAACAGTAAAGGGACAAGTAGTAAAACGTGGTTCAATAACCGTTGTTCGATAA
- a CDS encoding NAD(P)H-binding protein, giving the protein MKVLLTGATGMIGGLILEQCLASDTIKQVVSFVRKQSGQKHHKLREVVVDDFHDFTSHADLFADASAAYFCLGAYTGQVSNDMLKVITVDYVLAFAQMLADKSPGARFCLLSGAGADRTEKSKTPFALYKGIAENGVTALNLEFYSFRPGYIYPVIARKEPNFAYRVFRFLYPLVRLFGNQYSIRSTDLAAVMFKVGLNGTDISVLENSAIATRVG; this is encoded by the coding sequence ATGAAAGTTTTGCTTACAGGTGCAACAGGTATGATTGGTGGTTTGATTTTGGAGCAATGTTTGGCTTCAGATACAATCAAGCAAGTAGTCAGTTTTGTGCGTAAGCAGAGCGGACAAAAACATCATAAGCTTAGAGAGGTAGTGGTGGACGATTTCCATGATTTCACTAGTCATGCAGATTTGTTTGCTGATGCAAGCGCAGCCTATTTCTGTTTAGGCGCTTACACTGGTCAGGTAAGCAATGATATGCTGAAAGTGATTACTGTTGACTATGTGTTGGCATTTGCACAAATGTTAGCTGACAAAAGCCCGGGAGCAAGATTCTGTCTATTGAGTGGAGCGGGAGCAGACAGGACTGAAAAAAGTAAAACACCATTCGCATTGTATAAAGGAATAGCTGAGAATGGTGTTACTGCATTGAACCTTGAGTTCTATAGTTTTCGTCCCGGATATATTTATCCGGTTATAGCACGTAAAGAACCCAATTTTGCTTATCGTGTTTTCCGTTTTCTTTATCCATTAGTTCGTTTGTTTGGAAATCAATACAGTATTCGATCTACTGATTTAGCGGCAGTGATGTTTAAGGTTGGACTTAATGGAACAGATATATCAGTATTAGAGAATTCTGCTATTGCAACGCGCGTAGGTTAA
- the lpxB gene encoding lipid-A-disaccharide synthase: MRYYVIAGEASGDLHGSNLLKALHLQDAQAEFRCWGGDMMQEAGADLVKHYRDLAFMGFAEVLRNLPTILSNIKFCKQDILAYQPDALILIDYPGFNLRIAEWAKAKGFKVIYYISPQVWAWKEKRVVKMKQCIDKMLCILPFEQDYYKTRWNWEVEYVGHPLVEVINQKLAEKSIHKSPVVALLPGSRKQEILQKLPIMLEVSKHFPEHKFVVAQAPGQDSSLYQPLMAGYSNVAIAVGKTYDLLLESKAALVTSGTATLETALFGVPEIVCYKGSPISYAIAKRLVKVKYISLVNLIMDKLVVKELIQQELTTENLVQELRTILYDVDKRAAIQEDYTHLKALLTKGGKASEQAASSIYHWLT, from the coding sequence ATGCGTTATTACGTGATCGCTGGTGAAGCCAGCGGCGATTTACATGGAAGCAACCTGCTCAAAGCTTTGCATTTACAAGATGCGCAGGCTGAATTCCGCTGTTGGGGCGGAGATATGATGCAGGAGGCAGGTGCTGATCTGGTAAAACATTATCGCGATCTGGCTTTTATGGGCTTTGCAGAAGTATTACGCAACCTACCCACCATTCTCAGCAACATCAAATTCTGTAAACAGGATATACTGGCCTATCAGCCTGATGCATTGATACTGATTGATTATCCCGGTTTTAATCTGCGTATCGCCGAATGGGCGAAAGCGAAGGGTTTCAAAGTGATTTACTATATCTCTCCACAAGTATGGGCCTGGAAAGAAAAGCGGGTGGTTAAAATGAAACAATGCATCGACAAGATGCTGTGCATACTCCCCTTCGAGCAAGATTATTACAAAACCCGCTGGAACTGGGAGGTGGAATATGTTGGGCATCCACTTGTAGAAGTGATTAATCAGAAACTTGCCGAGAAAAGCATCCATAAATCACCTGTTGTTGCATTACTTCCCGGCAGCCGTAAGCAAGAGATTCTCCAGAAACTGCCCATTATGCTCGAAGTGAGCAAACATTTTCCAGAACACAAGTTTGTTGTGGCACAAGCCCCCGGGCAAGACAGCAGTCTGTATCAACCGCTGATGGCAGGCTATTCAAACGTTGCAATTGCCGTTGGCAAAACCTATGATTTGCTATTAGAGTCCAAAGCTGCATTAGTCACCAGCGGAACAGCCACTTTAGAAACGGCCCTATTTGGCGTACCTGAAATTGTGTGTTATAAGGGAAGTCCAATTAGCTATGCCATTGCAAAACGGTTGGTAAAAGTGAAATACATTTCGCTTGTCAACCTGATTATGGACAAGCTGGTTGTAAAAGAATTAATACAGCAGGAACTCACAACTGAGAATCTCGTTCAGGAACTCAGAACAATTTTGTACGATGTAGATAAACGGGCAGCCATTCAGGAGGACTATACACACTTAAAAGCATTACTCACCAAAGGTGGCAAAGCTTCAGAACAGGCTGCCAGCTCTATTTATCATTGGCTTACTTAA
- a CDS encoding GIY-YIG nuclease family protein, whose product MPFIVYIIYSKSLDSFYVGHTANLDDRLFRHNNSGSKSTKKAKDWILVHQEAFPTRAEAMARENAIKKQKSKTFIQQLIKTK is encoded by the coding sequence ATGCCTTTTATTGTCTATATCATTTACTCAAAATCATTGGACAGCTTCTATGTGGGCCATACTGCCAACTTAGATGACAGACTATTTCGACACAACAACTCAGGCAGTAAATCCACTAAAAAAGCCAAGGACTGGATACTTGTCCATCAAGAGGCTTTCCCAACAAGGGCTGAAGCAATGGCTAGAGAAAATGCAATCAAGAAACAAAAAAGCAAAACCTTCATTCAACAACTCATCAAAACCAAATAG
- a CDS encoding BlaI/MecI/CopY family transcriptional regulator, with product MKTLTKAEEQIMLSIWKLEKGFLREIVEAQPEPKPHQNTVATILKILVDKGYVGVNQVGRMHEYYALISKAEYSSHTMRHLVEGYFEGSFADAVSFMVKQKEISVKELELLLQQMKNAKK from the coding sequence ATGAAAACATTGACCAAAGCAGAAGAGCAGATCATGCTGAGTATCTGGAAGCTGGAAAAAGGTTTTTTGCGCGAGATCGTTGAAGCACAGCCTGAGCCCAAGCCACATCAGAATACCGTAGCCACCATTTTAAAAATTCTGGTAGATAAGGGTTATGTGGGTGTTAATCAGGTGGGAAGGATGCATGAGTATTATGCGCTGATTAGTAAGGCGGAATATTCTTCGCATACCATGCGCCATCTGGTGGAAGGTTATTTTGAAGGCTCTTTTGCAGACGCGGTTTCTTTTATGGTAAAGCAAAAAGAAATTAGTGTGAAGGAACTGGAGTTATTGCTGCAACAAATGAAAAACGCTAAAAAATAA
- a CDS encoding GIY-YIG nuclease family protein: MPFIVYIIYSKSLDSFYVGHTANLDDRLFRHNNSGSKSTKKAKDWILVYQEAFPTRAEAMARENAIKKQKSKTFIQQLINTK; the protein is encoded by the coding sequence ATGCCTTTTATCGTCTACATCATTTATTCAAAATCATTGGACAGCTTCTATGTTGGCCATACTGCCAACTTAGATGACAGACTATTTCGACACAACAACTCAGGTAGTAAATCCACTAAAAAAGCAAAAGACTGGATACTTGTTTATCAAGAGGCTTTCCCAACAAGGGCTGAAGCAATGGCTAGAGAAAATGCAATCAAGAAACAAAAAAGCAAAACCTTCATTCAACAACTCATCAACACTAAATAG